A single region of the Rhodospirillales bacterium genome encodes:
- a CDS encoding DJ-1/PfpI family protein, which produces MVKSMTGFKIAVLAANGFDEKDLTLAQRALVDAGASVKIVSTDQGLVNGWDGRGWGHNYAVDAQINTALGVDYDALVLPGGQRSLDKLKLTAHTKRFIGSFMAAMKPVAVMGEALQLMADAAHLADRKVAGPDFCRARVEEAGGTWSGEDVCIDHALISGACDAETKEAFVQAMAAHFERHMALSEAA; this is translated from the coding sequence ATGGTGAAATCAATGACAGGGTTCAAAATTGCGGTTCTGGCGGCCAACGGCTTTGACGAAAAGGATCTGACGCTGGCGCAGCGCGCGCTGGTGGATGCCGGGGCATCGGTTAAAATCGTGAGTACGGATCAGGGTCTTGTGAACGGCTGGGACGGCCGCGGATGGGGCCATAATTATGCGGTGGATGCCCAGATCAATACGGCGCTGGGGGTCGATTACGACGCGCTTGTCCTGCCCGGCGGCCAGCGGTCTCTGGATAAGCTGAAACTGACAGCCCATACGAAACGCTTTATCGGAAGCTTTATGGCGGCCATGAAGCCTGTCGCCGTTATGGGAGAGGCCCTTCAGTTGATGGCGGATGCCGCGCATCTTGCAGACAGAAAGGTTGCCGGACCGGATTTTTGCCGCGCGCGGGTTGAAGAGGCCGGCGGAACATGGTCCGGAGAAGACGTTTGCATCGATCATGCCCTGATTTCAGGAGCGTGTGACGCAGAAACAAAGGAAGCGTTCGTTCAGGCCATGGCAGCGCATTTTGAAAGACACATGGCCCTTTCCGAAGCCGCATAG
- the phaR gene encoding polyhydroxyalkanoate synthesis repressor PhaR, which translates to MATSKKKSNEPTVIKKYANRRLYDTGRSSYVTLDDLCEMVKDGYDFVVCDAKSGEDLTRQVLTQIIVDQESKEGQNLLPVGFLRDLIGFYGDNVGTLVPNYLEQSLQAFSKNQEELRDQINKSIEGMFQVPNMDEINKQNMAMLENTIKMFSNFTPMGPMGGSLNEEK; encoded by the coding sequence ATGGCTACGTCTAAAAAGAAGAGTAATGAACCTACTGTGATAAAAAAATATGCGAACCGCCGTCTGTACGACACGGGGCGCAGCAGCTATGTAACGCTTGATGATTTGTGCGAAATGGTCAAAGACGGCTATGACTTCGTTGTCTGCGATGCAAAATCCGGCGAAGACCTGACCCGTCAGGTCCTCACCCAGATCATCGTCGATCAGGAATCCAAGGAAGGCCAGAATTTACTGCCCGTCGGGTTCTTGCGCGACCTGATCGGTTTTTACGGCGACAATGTCGGCACGCTTGTCCCGAACTATCTGGAGCAAAGCCTTCAGGCGTTTTCCAAAAACCAGGAAGAACTGCGGGACCAGATCAACAAATCCATTGAAGGCATGTTTCAGGTTCCCAATATGGACGAAATCAACAAACAGAACATGGCGATGCTGGAAAATACGATAAAGATGTTTTCCAATTTTACCCCCATGGGGCCGATGGGCGGAAGCCTGAACGAAGAGAAGTAA
- a CDS encoding Hsp33 family molecular chaperone HslO — MPEKEDFILPFQLESCQLRGRIIRLHGAVDDILGAHAYPEKVSRLLGETVTLCGLLSSMLKYRGIFTLQVQGSGPLSMLVSDINSDGGIRACAAFKEEALAAAGDALPDLTGKGHIAFTVDQGPETDRYQGIVELKGRTLLECVQHYFAQSEQIETGIVMGVGLRDGKWRAQGLMLQRMPEEGGTASGNIEEDDWRRAMILMQSCKEDELLDPGLSAEDILTRLFHEEGVRVYDPRFLEKTCRCSFEKVEAVLKTMPEEDKQDMAEDGVITMTCEFCNQDYVFDL, encoded by the coding sequence GCGGATTATCCGGCTTCACGGGGCGGTGGACGATATCCTTGGCGCCCATGCCTATCCTGAAAAGGTCAGCCGGCTTCTGGGGGAAACCGTGACGCTTTGCGGGCTGCTGTCTTCCATGCTGAAATACAGGGGAATATTTACGCTTCAGGTGCAAGGCAGCGGGCCTCTTTCCATGCTGGTGTCGGATATCAATTCCGATGGCGGCATACGCGCCTGCGCGGCGTTTAAAGAAGAGGCGCTTGCGGCGGCCGGCGACGCTTTGCCGGATTTGACGGGGAAAGGGCACATCGCCTTTACGGTCGATCAGGGGCCGGAAACGGACCGGTATCAGGGAATCGTCGAACTGAAGGGGCGGACGCTCCTTGAGTGCGTGCAGCATTACTTCGCCCAGTCCGAACAGATCGAAACAGGCATTGTGATGGGGGTCGGGCTGCGGGACGGGAAATGGCGGGCGCAGGGACTTATGCTTCAGCGCATGCCCGAAGAGGGCGGCACCGCCTCCGGCAATATCGAGGAAGACGACTGGCGCCGGGCCATGATCCTGATGCAAAGCTGCAAGGAAGATGAGCTTCTGGATCCCGGTCTTTCGGCGGAGGATATTTTAACGCGTTTGTTCCACGAGGAAGGGGTGCGCGTTTACGACCCGCGCTTTCTTGAAAAGACGTGCCGCTGCTCCTTTGAAAAAGTGGAGGCCGTTTTGAAAACAATGCCGGAAGAAGACAAACAGGATATGGCGGAAGACGGCGTCATTACGATGACGTGCGAGTTTTGCAACCAGGACTACGTCTTCGATCTTTAG
- a CDS encoding alpha/beta hydrolase has translation MTDITRLGPTPLPIHLALATSVCMQKGPAGQEMLQSLMTGIKKYQAHPYKDDRPELPVFWKSGEVRIFKMAGGGGRPLFLLPSMINKAHIFDLLPERSFLRWMAKDRDVFLLDWGESTQDRGQRNFDSLFRERLLPGLKAVSQDCGRPLHTLGYCMGGTLLAAAAQLEGALVHSAVFLAAPWDFKAGDQVLSKSISFYEPSANTLMGQRGLLPSQWIQTVFANLDPQQLVRKFSDFAGLEDDDPKAVRFVAVEEWLNNGVDLPERLGQGCLRDWYKNNLPAHGNWQVCGTYIRPKTLQLPALIVTAERDRLVPPESAKALAGEIEGADYLEARTGHIGLIAGERSVEDIWQPIANWLGEKE, from the coding sequence ATGACTGATATAACCCGTCTCGGCCCGACACCCCTGCCCATTCATCTTGCGCTGGCGACATCTGTCTGTATGCAAAAAGGTCCGGCAGGGCAGGAAATGCTGCAAAGCCTTATGACCGGGATTAAAAAGTACCAGGCCCATCCTTACAAGGATGACCGGCCCGAGCTCCCTGTTTTCTGGAAAAGCGGAGAGGTCAGGATTTTCAAGATGGCAGGCGGGGGCGGCCGTCCGCTTTTCCTCCTTCCCTCCATGATTAACAAGGCGCATATTTTCGACCTTTTGCCGGAGCGGAGTTTTTTGCGCTGGATGGCAAAAGACAGGGATGTCTTTTTGCTGGACTGGGGGGAGAGCACGCAGGACAGGGGGCAAAGAAATTTTGACTCCCTTTTCAGGGAGAGACTTTTGCCCGGTCTGAAGGCCGTGTCGCAGGACTGCGGGCGGCCGCTTCATACGCTGGGTTATTGCATGGGCGGGACGCTTTTGGCCGCAGCCGCGCAACTGGAAGGCGCATTGGTTCATAGCGCCGTTTTTCTGGCCGCGCCGTGGGATTTCAAGGCGGGAGACCAGGTGCTTTCAAAGAGCATTTCCTTTTATGAACCCAGCGCAAACACCCTGATGGGACAGCGGGGGCTGTTACCCTCGCAATGGATCCAGACGGTTTTCGCAAATCTGGACCCGCAGCAACTGGTCCGGAAATTTTCGGATTTTGCGGGGCTGGAGGACGACGATCCAAAAGCTGTCCGCTTTGTGGCGGTGGAGGAGTGGCTCAATAACGGGGTCGATTTACCGGAAAGGCTCGGGCAGGGCTGCCTGCGGGACTGGTACAAAAACAATCTTCCCGCGCACGGCAACTGGCAGGTGTGCGGGACGTATATCAGGCCCAAAACCCTCCAACTTCCGGCCCTGATCGTTACGGCGGAGCGGGACCGTCTTGTGCCGCCGGAATCGGCCAAAGCCCTTGCCGGCGAAATAGAAGGCGCCGATTATCTGGAAGCCCGGACAGGGCATATCGGCCTGATCGCCGGGGAAAGGTCCGTCGAAGATATCTGGCAGCCGATTGCGAACTGGCTCGGCGAAAAAGAGTAA
- a CDS encoding OmpA family protein, which yields MKILRGFVLVGFVALLGACGSFHDMDEVQALNNTEAVGSPFTQRLTAEYRDFVNNEMDMMHDHADSLHFARKGLASARGDVVMPEPITDWNIEPGPFEELSVARARLVNVFDLGARELQPDVSAVAQARFDCWIEQQEEGWQTNDINICRNGFIEALNELEAAIPAQAPPPAPEPDEPFDVDASEPMAPENAMYLVFFDFDESALGPGAQTVLDSVAQEVSGRSVNVVNVVGHADTSGSKAYNRKLAMKRANSVRDALIQRGIDANIIRVDSRGEDELMVQTADNVREPGNRRAQITFE from the coding sequence ATGAAAATTTTGCGCGGTTTTGTGCTCGTAGGCTTTGTTGCCCTGCTTGGCGCATGTGGCAGTTTCCACGATATGGACGAAGTACAGGCCCTCAACAATACGGAGGCCGTAGGATCCCCCTTTACACAGCGTTTGACCGCTGAATACCGGGACTTTGTGAACAATGAAATGGATATGATGCACGATCATGCGGACAGCCTCCATTTCGCGCGCAAGGGCCTGGCATCCGCGAGAGGCGATGTTGTGATGCCCGAGCCTATCACGGACTGGAATATCGAACCGGGTCCTTTTGAAGAGCTCAGCGTTGCCCGTGCACGGCTCGTCAACGTCTTTGACCTTGGCGCCCGCGAATTGCAACCGGATGTCTCCGCCGTTGCGCAGGCCCGTTTTGACTGCTGGATTGAACAGCAGGAAGAGGGATGGCAGACCAACGACATCAATATCTGCCGCAACGGGTTCATTGAAGCCCTGAACGAACTGGAAGCCGCCATACCGGCACAGGCTCCGCCCCCGGCCCCTGAACCGGACGAGCCTTTCGACGTCGATGCGTCCGAGCCTATGGCCCCTGAGAACGCCATGTATCTGGTCTTCTTCGACTTTGACGAGTCCGCGCTCGGACCTGGCGCTCAAACCGTTCTGGATTCCGTGGCGCAGGAAGTCTCCGGCCGTTCCGTCAATGTTGTAAATGTTGTCGGGCACGCTGACACTTCCGGCTCGAAAGCGTACAACCGCAAACTGGCCATGAAACGCGCCAATTCCGTGCGGGACGCTCTGATCCAGCGGGGCATTGATGCCAATATCATTCGTGTCGACTCCCGCGGGGAAGACGAATTGATGGTTCAGACGGCGGACAATGTCCGCGAACCCGGCAACCGCCGCGCGCAGATCACATTCGAATAA
- a CDS encoding TrkH family potassium uptake protein encodes MDLRPVFYVIGILLSTLAISMVLPLLVDLGSGNPDWKVFFFCAMFTLFFGGALIVTNTGFNFEMTVRQAFLLTGASWIVLAAFAALPFLMSDLKMSLTDSVFEAVSGITTTGSTVITGLDHAPPGILLWRAILQWLGGIGIILMAMSVMPFLKVGGMQLFQIELSENEKALPRLENMARTIGIIYVVLTATCALLFSLFGMTKFEALIHAMTTISTGGFSTSDSSMAYFSSAPIEAVCILFMILGCLPFILYVKAVRGNVQRLLTDSQVRWFLSIALISTLILALYLSIHHVLPFGEALRKSAFNAVSVMTGTGYASNDYNLWGKFPSALLFFLMVVGGCAGSTTCGIKIFRFQVLYAVTNSQVKQLLHPHGVFIPHYNKRAMPKGVATSVMSFFFVFALCFSLLAVALSYTGLDFLTAMSGAATAISNVGPGLGDIIGPAGTFQPLPDSAKWILCIGMVLGRLEIFTVLVLFMPAFWKD; translated from the coding sequence ATGGACTTAAGACCCGTTTTTTATGTGATTGGTATTTTACTCTCCACACTGGCCATCAGTATGGTGCTTCCGCTGCTGGTGGATCTGGGAAGCGGAAACCCGGACTGGAAGGTTTTCTTCTTCTGCGCGATGTTCACGCTGTTCTTCGGCGGGGCGCTCATCGTGACCAATACCGGTTTTAATTTTGAAATGACCGTTCGCCAGGCGTTTCTCCTGACCGGCGCAAGCTGGATCGTTCTGGCGGCCTTTGCCGCCCTGCCCTTCCTGATGTCCGACCTGAAAATGAGCCTGACAGATTCGGTCTTTGAGGCTGTGTCCGGCATCACCACCACAGGCTCCACGGTCATTACAGGACTGGACCATGCACCGCCGGGCATTTTGCTCTGGCGCGCGATTCTCCAGTGGCTCGGCGGCATCGGGATTATTTTGATGGCGATGTCTGTGATGCCCTTCTTGAAGGTGGGTGGTATGCAGCTTTTCCAAATCGAACTCTCGGAAAATGAAAAAGCCCTGCCCCGGCTTGAAAATATGGCCCGTACGATTGGGATCATTTATGTTGTCCTGACCGCGACCTGTGCCCTTCTTTTTTCCCTGTTCGGCATGACCAAATTCGAAGCGCTGATTCATGCTATGACGACGATTTCCACGGGGGGGTTTTCTACATCAGACTCCTCTATGGCCTATTTCAGCTCCGCCCCGATAGAGGCCGTTTGTATCCTATTCATGATTCTGGGATGCCTGCCCTTTATCCTCTATGTGAAGGCTGTGCGCGGCAATGTCCAGCGCCTCCTGACAGACTCTCAGGTCAGGTGGTTTTTGTCCATAGCCTTGATCAGCACCCTCATCTTGGCACTTTATTTATCAATCCATCATGTTTTGCCTTTTGGAGAAGCCCTTAGAAAATCCGCCTTTAATGCGGTTTCAGTCATGACAGGGACAGGATATGCAAGCAATGATTACAACTTATGGGGAAAATTTCCCAGCGCATTGCTGTTTTTTTTAATGGTGGTAGGCGGCTGCGCGGGCTCCACCACCTGCGGCATTAAAATCTTCCGTTTTCAGGTTCTCTACGCCGTGACGAATTCGCAGGTCAAACAGCTTCTGCACCCGCACGGCGTGTTTATTCCCCACTACAACAAAAGGGCCATGCCCAAAGGGGTTGCCACCTCGGTCATGAGCTTCTTTTTTGTCTTTGCCTTGTGCTTTTCCCTTCTGGCCGTTGCGCTGTCCTATACGGGGCTGGATTTCCTGACCGCTATGTCCGGCGCGGCCACGGCCATTTCGAATGTCGGGCCGGGGCTGGGGGATATTATCGGCCCTGCCGGCACCTTCCAGCCGCTGCCGGACAGCGCCAAATGGATTTTATGCATCGGCATGGTGCTTGGACGCCTTGAGATATTCACCGTCCTTGTCCTGTTTATGCCCGCCTTCTGGAAAGACTAA
- the prfB gene encoding peptide chain release factor 2 (programmed frameshift), translating to MKAEIENIAREIEGALSLLRRHLDWDKALARLEELNRLSEDPDLWADSQRAQALMKERTTLDNRISAVREIETTLKDNIELIQLGEEEGDDGIVREAEAGLEKLRVSAEKKQLESLLSGEADGNDAFLNVNAGAGGTEAQDWGEMLLRMYMRWAERRGYKVSLLERSDGEEAGIKSATIRISGDQVYGWLKTETGVHRLVRISPFDSGARRHTSFASVSVSPVLDDSIEIEVLDKDLRVDTYRSSGAGGQHVNTTDSAVRITHIPTGIVAACQNERSQHQNRANALAMLKARLYEAEIRKREEDAAAQHSEKSEIGWGHQIRSYVLQPYQMIKDLRTGKETSNTQAVLDGDIDAFLEAALAARLGGAS from the exons ATGAAAGCAGAGATTGAAAATATAGCCCGCGAGATTGAAGGCGCCCTGTCTTTGCTGAGGAGGCATCTT GACTGGGACAAGGCGCTCGCACGGCTTGAAGAGCTGAACAGGCTTTCCGAAGATCCCGATTTATGGGCCGATTCGCAGCGCGCCCAGGCTTTGATGAAAGAGCGCACGACTCTGGATAACCGGATTTCGGCCGTGCGCGAGATCGAAACAACTCTCAAGGATAATATAGAACTCATCCAGCTCGGGGAGGAAGAGGGCGATGACGGGATTGTCAGGGAAGCGGAAGCCGGCCTTGAAAAATTGCGGGTCAGCGCCGAAAAAAAACAGCTTGAAAGCCTTCTTTCCGGAGAAGCCGACGGAAACGACGCTTTTTTGAACGTCAATGCGGGCGCCGGCGGAACCGAAGCGCAGGACTGGGGCGAAATGCTTTTGCGCATGTATATGCGCTGGGCGGAGCGCAGAGGATACAAGGTTTCCCTGCTGGAACGGAGCGACGGGGAGGAGGCCGGAATTAAATCCGCAACGATCCGTATTTCCGGAGACCAGGTCTATGGCTGGCTTAAGACGGAAACAGGCGTTCATCGTCTGGTGCGGATTTCCCCTTTCGATTCAGGCGCAAGGCGCCACACAAGCTTTGCCTCCGTGTCGGTCTCGCCGGTTCTGGACGACAGCATAGAGATCGAAGTTCTGGATAAGGACCTAAGGGTGGATACGTACCGCTCCAGCGGCGCGGGGGGCCAGCATGTGAACACCACGGACAGCGCCGTGCGGATAACGCATATTCCGACGGGAATAGTCGCGGCCTGCCAGAACGAACGGTCCCAGCATCAAAACCGGGCCAACGCGCTCGCGATGCTCAAGGCCCGCCTTTACGAAGCGGAAATCCGGAAACGCGAAGAAGACGCGGCGGCCCAGCACAGCGAAAAAAGCGAAATCGGATGGGGGCACCAGATCCGCTCTTATGTGCTCCAGCCTTACCAGATGATAAAGGACCTGCGGACCGGCAAGGAAACCAGCAATACGCAAGCCGTTCTGGACGGGGATATCGACGCTTTCCTGGAAGCGGCGCTGGCAGCGCGTCTGGGGGGCGCTAGTTAA
- a CDS encoding TcpQ domain-containing protein: MRISHSSTLFLVLFLFSALFPGEAAKAQGAATPQFLPVSPWVVGDTGLSKTRGLKNIKLPCVMVNKFNNGFIVRFSGGERKILAMAIDFRQDVFRQGARYDARLSVDGALRAGAKGSAFSPSTLVFNMRDVRGFYDAIAGGALLGIDVEGNKMAFSLSNIGKGLEELESCYNSGMDREAVMEGSPVVNIKTGPGAQNMAPVPVQDPAGAYEAPPAAEMLSAELPSFEAPPESLKEIRAASAMPRPGATRMGAGGGRPDAGGKVWRAQAGEDLKAVLSRWAAQAGTQVEWQASRSGNVVADFNQSGSFEEAVAAILAQNAAASGLQGHMQAGAESRALPETATPVSVTPAPRFPPEGMREAPVMDRGAARWNAAQGSSLRDVLAQWSKRSDVQLIWNAQHGYAVKTDVSQDGSLEAALAALLEPYSGDLDHPAVQFNTDPSTGRRVLIVETNRTF, translated from the coding sequence ATGAGGATTTCTCATTCATCGACATTGTTTTTGGTTTTGTTTCTTTTTTCGGCCTTGTTTCCGGGCGAAGCCGCGAAGGCGCAAGGCGCCGCCACGCCGCAGTTTTTGCCCGTCAGCCCCTGGGTGGTCGGGGATACGGGGCTCTCGAAAACAAGGGGGCTGAAAAATATCAAGCTTCCCTGCGTGATGGTGAACAAGTTCAATAACGGCTTTATCGTGCGTTTTTCGGGCGGCGAGCGTAAAATCCTGGCGATGGCGATTGATTTTCGCCAGGACGTTTTTCGTCAGGGCGCACGCTATGACGCCAGGCTTTCCGTCGACGGCGCCCTGCGGGCCGGCGCGAAAGGCTCCGCCTTTTCGCCCAGCACGCTCGTTTTCAACATGCGGGATGTCAGGGGATTTTACGATGCGATTGCCGGCGGCGCGTTGCTGGGCATTGATGTCGAAGGCAATAAAATGGCCTTTTCTCTCAGCAATATAGGCAAAGGGCTGGAAGAGCTGGAATCCTGCTATAATTCCGGCATGGACCGGGAAGCGGTCATGGAAGGATCGCCCGTGGTGAATATCAAAACCGGTCCGGGCGCCCAGAATATGGCGCCGGTCCCGGTTCAAGACCCGGCGGGCGCGTACGAAGCGCCTCCTGCCGCGGAAATGCTTTCTGCAGAATTGCCTTCTTTTGAAGCGCCTCCGGAAAGCCTGAAGGAAATTCGCGCCGCTTCCGCAATGCCGCGTCCGGGCGCAACGCGTATGGGCGCAGGGGGAGGCAGACCGGACGCCGGAGGCAAAGTCTGGCGCGCGCAGGCCGGGGAAGATTTGAAAGCCGTGCTTTCGCGCTGGGCCGCACAGGCCGGAACGCAGGTCGAGTGGCAGGCGTCCCGTAGCGGAAATGTTGTGGCGGACTTTAACCAGAGCGGTTCTTTTGAAGAGGCTGTGGCGGCAATCCTGGCCCAGAATGCTGCAGCTTCGGGGCTTCAGGGGCATATGCAGGCAGGCGCGGAATCCAGAGCGCTGCCGGAAACGGCAACGCCCGTTTCCGTGACACCGGCGCCACGCTTTCCGCCGGAGGGCATGAGAGAAGCTCCTGTTATGGACCGCGGCGCGGCCCGTTGGAATGCTGCGCAGGGAAGCAGCCTGAGAGACGTGCTGGCGCAGTGGAGCAAGCGCAGCGATGTGCAGCTTATATGGAACGCGCAGCACGGTTATGCCGTAAAAACGGACGTGTCGCAGGACGGTTCGCTTGAAGCGGCCCTTGCCGCTTTGCTGGAACCTTACAGCGGAGATCTGGATCATCCCGCCGTCCAGTTCAATACGGACCCTTCCACGGGGCGCCGCGTTTTGATCGTTGAAACCAACCGGACTTTTTAG